The following coding sequences are from one Lolium rigidum isolate FL_2022 chromosome 6, APGP_CSIRO_Lrig_0.1, whole genome shotgun sequence window:
- the LOC124664118 gene encoding LOW QUALITY PROTEIN: apoptosis-enhancing nuclease-like (The sequence of the model RefSeq protein was modified relative to this genomic sequence to represent the inferred CDS: inserted 2 bases in 1 codon): MDSSSDAHSRNKCAACYREFNRMEHLVEHMRLSHHSAHEPRCGVCGKHCRSLDALRDHLGFGSVLPKAGCASVFTARGCQLCLAVFPASGALRAHRAACQLSSAPTQSQLTRSMSRMSIQGGGHGGAVALGCKMVGGGSDGTLDVCARVCLIDEHENILYESFVKPLIPVTHYRYEMTGIRPEHLRDSAVTVKQARKRVEDFLLNGEDPWKIRTARGGARILVGHGLDHDLNGLGMDYPAYLKRDTATYPPLMKTSSRLMSNSLKFLTKSCLGYEIQNGGHQHPYDDCVAAMRLYKRMRALRHGLKGEVKGCTGPPPASVAEAFPAWRQRELERMSPEELLRMSKPDYXAAGAWTTSSRGGLVRADC, from the exons ATGGACAGCTCTTCTGATGCTCACAG CCGGAACAAGTGTGCGGCGTGCTACCGGGAGTTCAACCGGATGGAGCACCTGGTGGAGCACATGCGTCTCTCGCACCATTCGGCGCACGAGCCACGGTGCGGCGTCTGCGGCAAGCACTGCCGCTCCCTCGACGCCCTCCGCGACCACCTCGGATTCGGCAGCGTCCTCCCCAAGGCCGGCTGCGCGAGTGTCTTCACCGCCCGCGGCTGCCAGCTCTGCCTCGCCGTCTTCCCTGCCTCTGGCGCCCTCcgtgcccaccgcgccgcctgccAGCTCTCCAGCGCTCCGACGCAAAGCCAGCTCACCCGAAGCATGTCAAGAATGAGCATCCAGGGAGGCGGCCATGGAGGTGCGGTGGCGCTGGGGTGCAAGATGGTgggcggcggcagcgacggcaCGTTGGACGTGTGCGCGCGCGTGTGCCTCATCGACGAGCACGAGAACATCCTCTACGAGTCCTTCGTGAAGCCGCTCATACCGGTGACGCACTACCGGTACGAGATGACGGGGATCCGCCCGGAGCACCTCCGCGACTCTGCGGTGACGGTGAAGCAGGCGAGGAAGCGGGTGGAGGACTTCCTCCTCAACGGCGAGGATCCGTGGAAGATCCGCACGGCACGCGGCGGCGCGAGAATCCTGGTTGGCCACGGGCTGGACCATGATCTCAACGGGCTGGGCATGGACTACCCGGCGTACCTGAAGCGGGACACGGCGACCTACCCGCCGCTGATGAAGACGAGCAGCAGGCTGATGAGCAACTCGCTCAAGTTCCTGACGAAGAGCTGCCTCGGGTACGAGATACAGAACGGTGGGCACCAGCACCCTTACGACGACTGCGTGGCGGCGATGCGGCTGTACAAGAGGATGCGCGCGCTAAGGCATGGCCTCAAGGGGGAGGTGAAGGGCTGCAcggggccgccgccggcgagcgtgGCGGAGGCGTTCCCAGCGTGGAGGCAGCGGGAGCTGGAGCGCATGTCGCCGGAGGAGCTGCTGAGGATGTCCAAGCCCGACTA CGCTGCTGGTGCTTGGACGACGTCTAGTCGTGGTGGACTGGTCCGTGCTGATTGTTGA